The DNA region GACCGATCAGCCCGCGCGGCTGACCAGCAGGCCGAGCCGGTCCAGCGGCGCCGGCCGTCCGTAGCCGAACCCCTGGAGCTGGTCGTAGCCGAGTGCGGCGAGGATCTCCGCCTGCTCCTCCCGCTCCACCCCCTCGGCGACGGCCCGGATTCCCAGGCCGTCGGCCATCGCCCGCACCCCGCTGCACACCGCGTGGGCGCTGCGGCTGGTGGCGACCTCGGCGACGAAGCTGCGATCGATCTTGACGATGCCGACCGGCAGGTCGACCAGGTGGGTGAGCGCGCTGTAGCCGGTGCCGAAGTCGTCCACCGCGAGTTGCACACCCATCTCCCGGACCTCCAGCAGGTCGCGGCGCAACGAGCCGGTCACCGTGATCAGCCGGGTCTCGGTGATCTCCAGGACCAGCAGCTCCGGCGGCAGCCCGGACGCCGCGAGCGCGGACCGCACCGTGCCCACATACCCCGGACGCGCCAGCTCCGGGGCGCACACGTTCACATGCACCGGTACGACGCAGCCTCCCGCCGCCAGCTCGGCAGCGTCGCAGCAGGCCCGGGTCAGCACCTGCGCGCCGACGTCGTGGACCAGGTCTGAGCCCTCCAGCACGTCGATGAACTCCTCCGGCTCGAGCAGCCCGCGGTCCGGGTGCTGCCAGCGCAGCAGCGCCTCCAACGCGACGATCTCGCGGCTGCGGGCGTCGACGATCGGCTGGTAGTGCACCACCAGCTCGTCGGCACCGAAGCCGCGCTCCAGGTCGGCCAGGACCCGGCTCTCCCGGTCCACCTCGGACTCCAGCTCGGCGCTGTAGAGCTCCGATCGGGAGCGTCCGTTCTGCTTGGCGGCGTAGAGCGCGGTGTCCGCGTGGCGCAGCAGGTGCCGGTCGTCGGCCTCCCCGGGCGCGGTGAGGGCGATCCCGATCGACACCTCGACGCGCACGTGCCGGTCGCCGACCACCACGTCGGGTCGGACCGCGCGCTGCAGGGCGTCCGCGAGCGCGGCGGTCTCCTGCTGGTCGGTCACCGCCGGACACAGCACCGCGAACTCGTCGCCGCCCAGCCGGGCGACCGTGCGCCCGGGGCCGGCCACCTCCCCGATCCGGTGCGCGATCACCTTGAGGACCTCGTCCCCGACCACGTGCCCGTAGGTGTCGTTGATGCTCTTGAACCGGTCCACGTCGACATACATCGCCGCCACCCGGCCTCCGCCACGCCGGCCGGCCAGCAGCGCCGCGTCGAGCCGGTCGGCCCACAGCGCACGGTTGGCGAGCCCGGTGAGGTCGTCGTGCAGGGCCGCGTGGGCGAGCAGCACCTCGGCGTCCCGCTGCGCGGTGATGTCGACCATCTGCAGGTGGAACTCGGTCGTCGCCGGCTCCCGATCGCGTCCGGCCTCGCCCGGGTCGTGCTCCACGAGGGAGAGGGCCGCGTCCACCCACCCGCCGCCGTGGCACTCGTCCAGGCGCAGCTGGGAGCGCCACCCCGCCGTACCGGCGGCGTCGCGGAGCGCGGCGGTGCCGGCGTCCATCAGGCGCGCGCTGTCCGCGACCAGCCAGGTCGCGGGGTCGGTCCCGAGCAGCTCCTCGCGCGCCCGGCCGGTCAGCGCGGCGAGCGACGGATTGACCGCGACCGCGCGCCGGCCGCCGTCCTCGTCGACGACGACGTGCGCGGAGGAGACCAGGGCCGCCTCCATGTGGTTGTGCAGCCGGTCCCGGTCGGCCCGGCTGGCCGCGAGGGCCCGCTCGCGGCCGCGCTGGGTGACCGCGACCGCGGTCCCCACCACGGCGAGCACCACCACCAGACCCTGCGCCACCAGCACCCGGACGGCCGGGTCCGCGATGTCGCCGAAGGGCCCGTGCCCCTGCGACGTCGCCGCGACCACCAGGACGCCCTGGGCCGCGACGACCAGGGCGGTGATCTCCGGGCCGCAGCGCAGCGCCACCAACACCAGCGCCGGGATCAGCACGTAGGTGATCGGCCAGGGCAGCGCCATCAGCGACGCCGAGACCACCAGCGCCACCGTCACCGCCGGCAGCGCCCGCCTGCGGTGCGCCGCCCACAGGGCCGGCACCCGCGGTGCCGCCAGCAGGGCGGCGGCGAGCACATAGGTGCTCAGCGCGTTGCGGAACCCGATCAGCCCGATGCCGTCCCACAGGTCGTCACCGAAACGGAGCCGGGCCACCACCCCGCCGGTGAAGGCGCTGACCGCGGCGCCGGCCAGCGACGCAGCGGCCAGCGCCGACACCTCGGTCACCGAGACCACCGGGCGGGGCCACCGGCCCCCGCCGACCCGACGGCAGATCCAGGCCCCGACCACCGCGTTGGCGGCGTTGACGAGTCCGAAGAGCCAGCCTCCGACCGGCTCCACCCCGGAGACCTGGTTGATCACCCCGCTGACCAGCACCAGCGCCGTCATCGCCACCAGCAGCTCGGCGCGCGAGCGCGTGACGAGGGCCCAGACGACGCCCACCCCTGCGCCCGGGAAGACCACCGAGAGTTGCGACGGCTCGACGTGGGTGGAGCGACCGACCAGCATCGCGATCGCGTAGAGCACCGAGAAGCCGGCGGTCAGGGCGAGGACCCGCCGACCGGATCGGCGGGCCTCCGCGACGGTGCTCACCGGGACAGCGTGGCACCCCGACGCCTCCGGCCCGGGCGAGTTGCCGATGCCCAGGACCATCGTCCCGGGCGGACCGGTGGCTGCGGGGCCGCAGCCGCGCACCGGTCGAGGACCCGTGGATCAGGGGTACTCCAGACCCACCGTCTCCTCGCTGATCTCCCACAGGCGCGCGGCGGCGACCCGGTCCTGCGCCAGCCGGGCCCGGCCCACGGTGCGCGGGGGCCCTGCATCTGTCCCAGGTTGCTCGGCCCGACGAAGGTGTCCCCGGGCAGGTCGGCCGTGGCGGCCATCAGGGTCGGGGCGGCACCGGCCGCGGCCGACTGCGAGACCGCCCGGATGCCGGCGTCCAGGATGCTGGCGATGCCCCCGGAGGAGCGGCCGTACTGCCCGTTCGCGGCGAGGTGGGTGCCGGCGAAGCCGG from Nocardioides sambongensis includes:
- a CDS encoding bifunctional diguanylate cyclase/phosphodiesterase; this translates as MSTVAEARRSGRRVLALTAGFSVLYAIAMLVGRSTHVEPSQLSVVFPGAGVGVVWALVTRSRAELLVAMTALVLVSGVINQVSGVEPVGGWLFGLVNAANAVVGAWICRRVGGGRWPRPVVSVTEVSALAAASLAGAAVSAFTGGVVARLRFGDDLWDGIGLIGFRNALSTYVLAAALLAAPRVPALWAAHRRRALPAVTVALVVSASLMALPWPITYVLIPALVLVALRCGPEITALVVAAQGVLVVAATSQGHGPFGDIADPAVRVLVAQGLVVVLAVVGTAVAVTQRGRERALAASRADRDRLHNHMEAALVSSAHVVVDEDGGRRAVAVNPSLAALTGRAREELLGTDPATWLVADSARLMDAGTAALRDAAGTAGWRSQLRLDECHGGGWVDAALSLVEHDPGEAGRDREPATTEFHLQMVDITAQRDAEVLLAHAALHDDLTGLANRALWADRLDAALLAGRRGGGRVAAMYVDVDRFKSINDTYGHVVGDEVLKVIAHRIGEVAGPGRTVARLGGDEFAVLCPAVTDQQETAALADALQRAVRPDVVVGDRHVRVEVSIGIALTAPGEADDRHLLRHADTALYAAKQNGRSRSELYSAELESEVDRESRVLADLERGFGADELVVHYQPIVDARSREIVALEALLRWQHPDRGLLEPEEFIDVLEGSDLVHDVGAQVLTRACCDAAELAAGGCVVPVHVNVCAPELARPGYVGTVRSALAASGLPPELLVLEITETRLITVTGSLRRDLLEVREMGVQLAVDDFGTGYSALTHLVDLPVGIVKIDRSFVAEVATSRSAHAVCSGVRAMADGLGIRAVAEGVEREEQAEILAALGYDQLQGFGYGRPAPLDRLGLLVSRAG